The window TTGCTGTCGGATTTCGGCACCCGGCGCCGGCACGGCTTCCTGTGGCAGCGCTGGTGCGTCGAGGCGGTGAAGGAAGGGCTCGGCAAATCCTTCACCGGCACATCGAACGTGCTGCTGGCCATGGACAACGATCTGGAAGCCATCGGCACCAACGCCCACGAGCTGCCGATGGTCGCGGCCGCGCTCGCCCGCAATGACGATGAGTTGCGCCAGGCGCCCTATCGCGTGCTCGACCAGTGGCGCAAGAGTTATGCCGGCAACCTGTTGATCGCCCTGCCCGACGCCTTCGGCACCACCGCCTTCCTGCGCGATGCGCCGGACTGGGTGGCGGACTGGACCGGATTCCGTCCCGACAGCGCACCCCCGATCGAGGCCGGCGAGCAGATCATCCGCTGGTGGAAGGACAAGGGACGCGATCCCGCAAAGAAGATCCTGATCTTCTCCGACGGCATGGATGTCGACACCATCGAACAGACCCACCGCCACTTCGCGGGACGCACGCGCACCAGTTTCGGCTGGGGCACCAACCTCACCAACGATTTCACGGGATGCGCGCCGGATGGCACCGCCGCGCTCGACCCGATCTCGCTGGTCTGCAAGGTCACCGAAGTCAACGGCCGCCCGGCGGTCAAGCTCTCCGACAACACCGAGAAGGCCACCGGCGACCCCGAGGAGATCGCGCGGTATTTGAAGGTGTTTGGTGATGCGGACCGGGTGACGAGCGCGGTGCGGGTGTAGCAACGCGTCCCGGTTCGCCAGCTGTCATCGCCCGAGGAAAACCTCGCCAAGCAGCGACGAATTCGACCAAGGGACCTGCTTGCCGTTGGTGCTCGCGACCACATCCGCGCGCACGCGGGTCAACATCTGCTGGACGTCGACCCGAGGCGTCTTGATGTGCCTGACAAGCGCAAGGGAAAACGGGCTGTTGGCGCCGTTGCCGTCGAGCGCGACCTGCCCGGGCGCGGTGGCGAAGACCAGCAGGGTGCCCGCCCCGAGCGTTGCACCGGAGCCGAGCCCGGACGGCTGCGCAAGCCCCGACTGCAGCACAATGGATCGGCCGGCCTCTGCCGCTTGCGCGT is drawn from Bradyrhizobium prioriisuperbiae and contains these coding sequences:
- the pncB gene encoding nicotinate phosphoribosyltransferase, with translation MTVTDIATRTYNHGWRLDPIIRSIIDTDFYKLLMLQMIRELHPDVHVTFSLINRSKNVRLAEVIDEKELRAQLDHARTVQLSKKEYIWLAGNSFYGKTQMFSPDFMAWLADFRLPDYDLRKVDGQYELHFEGPWTHTTMWEIPALAIVNELRSRQAMKGQGRFALDVLYARAKAKLWTKVERLKKLDGLLLSDFGTRRRHGFLWQRWCVEAVKEGLGKSFTGTSNVLLAMDNDLEAIGTNAHELPMVAAALARNDDELRQAPYRVLDQWRKSYAGNLLIALPDAFGTTAFLRDAPDWVADWTGFRPDSAPPIEAGEQIIRWWKDKGRDPAKKILIFSDGMDVDTIEQTHRHFAGRTRTSFGWGTNLTNDFTGCAPDGTAALDPISLVCKVTEVNGRPAVKLSDNTEKATGDPEEIARYLKVFGDADRVTSAVRV